In a genomic window of Brassica rapa cultivar Chiifu-401-42 chromosome A10, CAAS_Brap_v3.01, whole genome shotgun sequence:
- the LOC103844149 gene encoding uncharacterized protein LOC103844149, protein MCLFRPLWKAYSLSSYSPIISTRMMNCILLSVLISFVYLIVSLSVSMLQPKDTINAYFSSSQDQPQSLTEIDHIVFGIGSSLNSWPARRDYVKLWWDTQRMRGCVFVDSPLSSLENNTDSHLLPPICVSEDTSRFRYTWAGGDRNAIRIARCVLETVRMFNNSAEEVRWYVFGDDDTIFIPENLARTLSKYDHMSWYYIGATSEIYHQNWLFGDDMAFGGGGVALSSSLANVLAKIFDSCIERYPHLYGGDARIHACVLELGVGLSHEPGFHQFDVNGNALGILTSHSTRPLVSLHHMSHIDPLFPNSTTFSAIQHLFSAVELDPLRIFQLSVCYDRRYSWTISVSWGYTVQIESRHMFLRDVLRTQETFRPWQNFGGLASVYTFNTREFNPDPCKRPVTFFMEHVSSTPDDGTIKSVYKQAYENCTYDPISSPRKTEEVRVFSTRFDPDIRKLKAPRRQCCDILPTSSTDGKVMEIGIRECKEDELIYMNP, encoded by the exons ATGTGTCTCTTTCGACCCTTATGGAAAGCTTATTCTTTATCCTCTTATTCTCCAATTATCTCGACCCGTATGATGAATTGCATACTACTTTCTGTTTTAATTTCCTTTGTATACCTTATCGTCTCCCTTTCCGTATCAATGCTTCAGCCTAAAGACACTATTAATGCCTACTTCTCATCTTCTCAAGATCAACCTCAGAGCCTTACAGAGATCGATCACATTGTCTTTGGGATCGGATCGAGCTTGAACTCGTGGCCTGCACGTAGAGATTATGTTAAGCTTTGGTGGGATACTCAGAGAATGAGAGGGTGTGTCTTTGTTGATAGTCCTTTGTCGTCTTTGGAGAACAATACAGATTCTCATCTTCTCCCTCCGATTTGTGTTTCTGAAGATACGTCACGGTTTAG ATACACTTGGGCAGGCGGTGACAGAAACGCGATTCGGATCGCGCGCTGTGTTTTAGAAACCGTAAGGATGTTCAATAACTCTGCAGAGGAAGTAAGATGGTACGTGTTTGGAGATGACGACACCATATTCATCCCGGAAAACCTCGCAAGAACGCTCTCTAAATACGACCACATGTCATGGTACTACATAGGAGCTACCTCAGAGATTTATCATCAGAACTGGTTGTTTGGAGACGACATGGCGTTTGGCGGTGGAGGGGTAGCTTTAAGCAGCTCGTTGGCTAACGTCTTAGCTAAAATTTTTGATTCTTGTATCGAACGGTATCCACATTTATATGGAGGAGACGCTAGAATTCATGCTTGTGTGCTTGAGCTTGGAGTTGGATTGTCTCACGAACCTGGCTTCCATCAG TTTGATGTAAATGGAAATGCATTGGGAATATTGACATCACATTCAACGAGACCGTTGGTGTCTCTACACCACATGTCCCACATTGACCCACTTTTCCCAAACTCAACTACTTTCTCCGCCATCCAACACCTCTTCTCCGCCGTAGAACTTGATCCTCTCCGTATATTTCAACTCTCCGTTTGCTACGACCGTCGGTACTCTTGGACCATCTCTGTGTCCTGGGGATATACTGTTCAG ATTGAGAGTAGGCATATGTTTCTACGTGATGTTTTGCGAACACAAGAAACGTTCCGACCATGGCAAAATTTCGGCGGGTTAGCAAGTGTGTACACATTCAACACAAGAGAGTTTAATCCTGATCCTTGCAAAAGACCTGTCACTTTCTTCATGGAACATGTTTCTTCTACTCCCGATGATGGAACTATTAAAAGTGTGTATAAGCAAGCTTACGAGAATTGCACGTATGATCCCATTTCATCGCCTCGCAAAACTGAAGAGGTTAGAGTGTTCTCGACAAGATTCGATCCCGATATCAGAAAA TTAAAGGCTCCGAGAAGACAGTGTTGTGATATTTTACCTACTTCTTCGACCGATGGAAAAGTAATGGAAATTGGGATTCGAGAGTGCAAAGAGGATGAGCTCATCTATATGAATCCCTAG